From a region of the Kaistia sp. 32K genome:
- the mtnC gene encoding acireductone synthase → MTHLTFTPDVVLLDIEGTISSQSHVTNVLYAYLRERLPAYVAEHRDDPVIQKILADTIALSGTDEDPVETLLGWLAEDKKAPPLKKIQGLIWEHGYAEGAFTGHIFDDALAALQRWHAAGVPLYIFSSGSIQSQVQFFQFNQAGDLRSLFNGHFDTDTGAKVETASYGKIAEAIGVAPERLLFFSDNPRELVAATAAKLPVVHVLREDTAPDARFPEIRSFDEVELGPRAN, encoded by the coding sequence ATGACCCATTTGACCTTCACTCCGGACGTGGTGCTGCTCGACATCGAGGGCACGATCAGTTCGCAGTCGCATGTGACCAACGTCCTCTACGCCTATCTGCGCGAGCGCCTGCCGGCCTATGTCGCCGAGCACCGCGACGATCCCGTCATCCAGAAGATCCTCGCCGATACGATCGCCCTCTCCGGCACGGACGAGGACCCGGTCGAGACACTTCTCGGCTGGCTCGCCGAGGACAAGAAGGCGCCGCCGCTGAAGAAGATCCAGGGCCTGATCTGGGAGCACGGCTACGCCGAGGGCGCCTTCACCGGCCACATCTTCGACGATGCGCTCGCCGCGCTCCAGCGCTGGCACGCCGCCGGCGTTCCGCTCTACATCTTCTCCTCCGGTTCGATCCAGTCGCAGGTGCAGTTCTTCCAGTTCAACCAGGCCGGCGATCTGCGCTCCCTGTTCAACGGTCATTTCGACACCGACACCGGCGCCAAGGTCGAGACGGCCTCCTATGGCAAGATTGCCGAGGCGATCGGCGTCGCGCCGGAACGGCTGCTGTTCTTCTCCGACAATCCGCGCGAGCTGGTCGCAGCGACGGCGGCCAAGCTGCCCGTCGTGCATGTCCTGCGCGAGGACACGGCGCCCGACGCGCGCTTCCCGGAAATCCGCTCCTTCGACGAAGTGGAGCTGGGACCGAGGGCCAATTGA
- a CDS encoding glycerol-3-phosphate dehydrogenase/oxidase, producing the protein MNPGLPTLDRRRMEAEIATDNRFDAVVIGGGITGAGTFRDLALQGLRVLLVERDDFASGASNALTRIAHGGFRYLERGDVGLVRESVIERDLLIANAPHVIRPIRQVLPLRSRFGGLLAAPFRFLKLLPGHGMPGVVPMWIGVRLYEALAGSRRAMARGGAAMGERARRLFPYLGPEVAGVVWTYEGRIHAPERIAVELVEDGVAAGNRSAALNYCRLVAAEGNRLTLEHTRTGTRFAVEAGVAVNAGGAHADKIAALFDISERMTGGVAGIHVVLEAPSIARALGDDLFFFEDHNADPAKRRLCVLYRLGENRLLLGTNEFACDDPDQAGIDAADEQYLLDALAAALPGHGLTRADIVARLVGVRPLVKSTTADLASRSRSHAIFRHQPTGLPLVTIIGGKWTTFRRMAEDAADAVLAELGRARTLSTAHLAIGGGRNFQRADIVRELMASGLDTGLAERLADTYGSRATRVAEWIRSEGAEPVSADGRLTRGEIAFFAEAELAATVEDILRRRSDQFFRGSELEALTARIAAILDKRR; encoded by the coding sequence TTGAACCCCGGCCTGCCGACGCTCGACCGGCGGCGGATGGAGGCGGAGATCGCCACCGACAACCGCTTCGACGCCGTCGTCATCGGCGGCGGCATCACCGGCGCCGGCACCTTTCGCGATCTCGCCCTGCAGGGCCTCCGCGTCCTTCTGGTGGAGCGCGACGATTTCGCCAGCGGCGCCAGCAACGCGCTGACCCGCATCGCGCATGGCGGCTTCCGCTATCTCGAGCGCGGCGACGTCGGCCTCGTGCGGGAATCGGTCATCGAGCGGGATCTCCTGATTGCCAACGCCCCGCATGTCATCCGGCCGATCCGGCAGGTCCTGCCGCTGCGCAGCCGCTTCGGCGGGTTGTTGGCCGCGCCCTTCCGCTTCCTGAAGCTATTGCCCGGCCACGGCATGCCGGGCGTCGTGCCGATGTGGATCGGCGTCCGTCTCTACGAGGCCTTAGCGGGAAGCCGGCGCGCCATGGCGCGCGGCGGCGCGGCGATGGGCGAGCGGGCACGCCGCCTGTTTCCCTATCTCGGGCCAGAGGTCGCCGGGGTGGTCTGGACCTATGAGGGCCGCATCCACGCGCCGGAGCGGATCGCCGTCGAGCTCGTCGAGGACGGCGTCGCGGCGGGCAACCGCTCGGCCGCGCTGAACTATTGCCGGCTCGTCGCCGCCGAAGGAAACCGGCTGACGCTCGAACACACGCGGACCGGCACGCGGTTCGCCGTCGAGGCCGGCGTCGCGGTGAATGCCGGCGGCGCGCATGCCGACAAGATCGCGGCGCTCTTCGACATCAGCGAGCGCATGACCGGCGGCGTCGCCGGCATCCATGTCGTGCTGGAGGCGCCCTCGATCGCCAGGGCGCTCGGGGACGATCTCTTCTTCTTCGAGGACCACAACGCCGACCCGGCCAAACGCCGGCTCTGCGTGCTCTACCGGCTCGGCGAGAACCGCCTTCTGCTCGGCACCAACGAATTCGCCTGCGACGATCCCGACCAAGCGGGGATCGACGCGGCGGACGAGCAATATCTGCTCGACGCGCTCGCCGCCGCCCTGCCCGGCCATGGCCTCACCCGCGCCGACATCGTCGCGCGCCTGGTCGGCGTGCGGCCGCTGGTGAAATCGACCACGGCCGATCTCGCGAGCCGCAGCCGCAGCCACGCCATCTTCCGGCATCAGCCGACGGGCCTGCCGCTCGTCACCATCATCGGCGGCAAATGGACGACGTTCCGCCGCATGGCGGAAGACGCGGCTGACGCCGTGCTCGCAGAACTCGGCCGGGCCCGCACGCTTTCGACCGCGCATCTCGCCATCGGCGGCGGCCGGAATTTTCAGCGCGCCGATATCGTCCGGGAGCTGATGGCGAGCGGGCTCGACACCGGCCTCGCCGAACGCCTTGCCGACACCTATGGCAGCCGCGCGACGCGGGTAGCGGAATGGATCCGGAGCGAGGGCGCGGAGCCGGTCTCGGCCGACGGCCGCCTGACGCGCGGCGAGATCGCCTTCTTCGCGGAAGCGGAACTCGCCGCGACAGTGGAAGACATCCTCCGCCGGCGCAGCGACCAGTTTTTCCGCGGGAGCGAGCTGGAGGCGCTGACGGCGCGGATCGCGGCCATCCTCGACAAGCGGCGGTAG
- a CDS encoding thioredoxin domain-containing protein produces the protein MTASPWRADPLVWGTGSRVFEVFLEPTCPYSVRAFNKLDTLLAEAGADRITIKLRLQSQPWHMYSGVLVRCIIAASTLEGGKETAKKVIAAIGAHREEFEFTHHAGGPNLDATPNQIIERLEAYSGVKLKKAFAIPDLDREIKWHCKYARQNGIHVSPTFLIDGLVQPDIGSGDEVSSWVSKLLPA, from the coding sequence ATGACAGCAAGTCCGTGGCGCGCCGATCCCCTCGTCTGGGGAACGGGTTCCCGCGTCTTCGAGGTTTTCCTCGAGCCCACCTGCCCCTATTCCGTCCGCGCCTTCAACAAGCTCGACACGCTCTTGGCCGAGGCCGGCGCCGACCGGATCACGATCAAGCTCCGCCTGCAGTCGCAGCCCTGGCACATGTATTCCGGCGTGCTCGTCCGCTGCATTATCGCGGCATCGACGCTGGAAGGCGGCAAGGAGACGGCGAAGAAGGTGATCGCCGCGATCGGCGCGCATCGCGAGGAATTCGAGTTCACGCACCACGCCGGCGGGCCGAACCTCGACGCGACGCCGAACCAGATCATCGAGCGGCTGGAAGCCTATAGCGGCGTGAAGCTGAAGAAGGCCTTCGCAATTCCGGATCTCGACCGCGAGATCAAGTGGCACTGCAAATATGCGCGCCAGAACGGCATCCACGTCTCGCCGACCTTCCTGATCGACGGGCTGGTGCAGCCCGACATCGGCAGCGGCGACGAGGTTTCGAGCTGGGTATCGAAGCTGCTGCCGGCCTAG
- a CDS encoding aldehyde dehydrogenase, whose amino-acid sequence MERGLFIGGAWRDAVNGERIEIRDPATGELVGSSALASRADVDLAVAAAGRALPAWAAMHADQRAKILHRAADLVAERIDAIAATLTREQGKPVPDSKKEIGFGIEVIRYYAEEGRRIGGSLRPSSRPDIKSMVTTAPVGVVGAIVPWNYPVDLYCWKIAPVLAAGCTLVAKPPHETPLAIGMVVQCFVDAGVPEGVVNDIPGTGPEVGAALAEHPDIRMITATASVPAGQSIMRASAGTLKRLSLELGGQSPFVVLDDADPVEAAAAAARRSFSNMGQICIAVNRILVSKGIHKDFVEALVAETRKIKLGNGSLPGVLYGPMLHEGVRQRVTTHVADAVAKGGKLLVGGRIPEGEEYANGFFYEPALVDNAPDDALALTEETFGPLAAIRPVADDAEALRVANALPYGLAAYVYSRDLERAWALADRIEAGAIGVNVNDTTELQAPFGGWKMSGMGRELGPEGLAAFRESKHIKMRVRPLAV is encoded by the coding sequence ATGGAACGAGGACTTTTCATCGGCGGCGCCTGGCGCGACGCGGTGAACGGCGAGCGGATCGAGATCCGCGATCCGGCGACCGGCGAGTTGGTCGGCTCCAGCGCGCTGGCGTCGCGGGCGGATGTCGACCTCGCCGTCGCCGCCGCCGGCCGCGCGCTGCCCGCCTGGGCCGCCATGCACGCCGACCAGCGGGCAAAAATCCTGCACCGCGCGGCGGATCTCGTCGCCGAGCGCATCGACGCGATCGCCGCGACGCTGACGCGCGAGCAGGGCAAGCCGGTGCCGGATTCGAAGAAGGAGATCGGCTTCGGCATCGAGGTGATCCGCTATTACGCGGAGGAGGGCCGCCGTATCGGCGGTTCGCTCCGGCCCTCGTCGCGGCCCGACATCAAGAGCATGGTGACGACGGCTCCGGTCGGTGTCGTCGGCGCCATCGTGCCGTGGAACTATCCGGTCGATCTCTATTGCTGGAAGATCGCTCCGGTGCTGGCGGCGGGCTGCACGCTCGTCGCCAAGCCGCCGCACGAGACGCCGCTGGCGATCGGCATGGTGGTGCAGTGCTTCGTCGACGCGGGCGTGCCGGAAGGCGTCGTCAACGACATCCCGGGCACGGGGCCGGAAGTCGGCGCCGCACTCGCCGAGCATCCGGATATCCGGATGATCACGGCGACCGCCTCGGTACCGGCCGGCCAGTCGATCATGCGCGCCTCCGCCGGCACGCTGAAGCGCCTGTCGCTGGAGCTCGGCGGCCAGAGCCCGTTCGTCGTGCTCGACGACGCCGATCCGGTCGAGGCGGCGGCGGCCGCCGCGCGCCGCTCCTTCTCCAACATGGGCCAGATCTGCATCGCGGTGAACCGCATCCTGGTCTCGAAGGGGATCCACAAGGACTTCGTCGAGGCGCTGGTCGCCGAGACGCGGAAGATCAAGCTCGGCAATGGCAGCCTGCCCGGCGTGCTCTACGGCCCGATGCTGCATGAGGGCGTGCGCCAGCGCGTGACGACCCACGTGGCCGATGCCGTCGCCAAGGGCGGCAAGCTGCTCGTCGGCGGCCGGATCCCGGAGGGCGAGGAATATGCCAACGGCTTCTTCTACGAGCCGGCCCTCGTCGACAACGCCCCGGACGACGCGCTGGCGCTGACGGAGGAAACCTTCGGCCCGCTCGCGGCGATCCGCCCGGTGGCGGATGACGCCGAGGCGCTCCGCGTCGCCAATGCGCTGCCCTATGGACTCGCGGCTTACGTCTATTCGCGCGATCTGGAACGGGCCTGGGCGCTCGCTGACCGGATCGAGGCGGGGGCGATCGGCGTCAACGTCAACGACACGACGGAACTGCAGGCGCCGTTCGGCGGCTGGAAGATGAGCGGCATGGGCCGCGAGCTCGGACCGGAAGGCCTCGCGGCGTTCCGCGAATCCAAGCACATCAAGATGCGGGTGCGCCCGCTGGCGGTGTAG
- a CDS encoding sugar isomerase domain-containing protein produces MTSMVDRYFNNLAERLERVRTTQAAAIEQAAELCAASLAADKLAFTFGTGHGALPALESFPRTGTITGFRPIVESTMISFHRVLGDMGARQYRFIHAVEGYGKAILNSHQLDPLDTMVLFSHSGINAVILDIALECKARGMKVVGVTSLPHSSVTPSRHSSGKRLFEVADVVIDTGIPKADASLVIEGLEHPVGANSTSVTIAIAHAIVATTAEKLVQQGIQPFVMVNPNTTSKAEANAQNDRNYEELWRRLKSR; encoded by the coding sequence ATGACGTCGATGGTCGACCGCTATTTCAACAATCTGGCCGAGCGGCTCGAAAGGGTCCGCACGACCCAGGCCGCGGCCATCGAACAGGCGGCGGAACTCTGCGCGGCGAGCCTCGCCGCCGACAAGCTCGCCTTCACCTTCGGCACCGGCCACGGCGCGCTGCCGGCTCTCGAAAGCTTTCCGCGCACCGGCACGATCACCGGCTTCCGGCCGATCGTCGAGAGCACGATGATCTCGTTCCACCGCGTGCTCGGCGACATGGGCGCGCGGCAGTATCGCTTCATCCATGCCGTCGAGGGCTATGGCAAGGCGATCCTGAACTCGCACCAGCTCGACCCGCTCGACACGATGGTGCTGTTCTCGCATTCCGGCATCAACGCGGTGATCCTCGACATCGCGCTGGAGTGCAAGGCACGCGGCATGAAGGTGGTCGGCGTGACCTCGCTGCCGCATTCGAGCGTCACCCCCTCGCGCCACTCCTCCGGCAAGCGCCTGTTCGAGGTGGCCGACGTCGTCATCGACACCGGCATTCCGAAGGCGGACGCCTCGCTTGTGATCGAGGGCCTGGAGCATCCGGTCGGCGCCAATTCGACCAGCGTCACCATCGCGATCGCCCATGCGATCGTGGCGACGACGGCCGAGAAGCTGGTGCAGCAGGGCATCCAGCCCTTCGTGATGGTGAACCCCAACACGACCAGCAAGGCGGAAGCCAACGCCCAGAACGACCGCAACTACGAGGAACTGTGGCGGAGGCTGAAGTCGCGATGA
- a CDS encoding nucleoside phosphorylase, with translation MTKQDEKTNTAWYIGAKRDQVGSGAILVGDPARIGRIAEHLSDVEFLPENRGLRTVTGTRNGQRITVSAFGMGAPIATIVLHELFALGVRSFLRIGTAMAVPPAKLGDFVLADGALRAEGTSNTYAPLGFPAMADFELNTTLRQQLGRSGRTWHAGVYGTYDGFYTEMFGLSGQSRAMIDTLKQDIQRLGLIGTDMETSALLVAARVLGASASTLCVATVDAFTQEKIDDASMAVAERELFEVALDSIAAFATKKNEVTS, from the coding sequence ATGACCAAGCAAGACGAAAAGACCAACACCGCCTGGTACATCGGCGCGAAGCGCGATCAGGTCGGCAGCGGTGCCATTCTCGTCGGCGATCCCGCCCGCATCGGCCGCATCGCCGAGCACCTCAGCGATGTCGAGTTCTTGCCGGAGAACCGGGGCCTGCGCACCGTCACCGGCACCCGCAACGGCCAGCGCATCACCGTCAGCGCCTTCGGCATGGGCGCGCCGATCGCGACCATCGTCCTGCACGAGCTCTTCGCGCTCGGCGTCCGCAGCTTCCTGCGTATCGGCACCGCCATGGCCGTGCCGCCGGCGAAGCTCGGCGATTTCGTGCTGGCGGACGGCGCCCTGCGCGCCGAGGGCACGTCGAACACCTATGCGCCGCTCGGCTTCCCGGCCATGGCCGATTTTGAGCTGAACACGACGCTGCGCCAGCAGCTTGGCCGTTCGGGCCGCACCTGGCACGCCGGCGTCTACGGCACCTATGACGGCTTCTATACCGAGATGTTCGGCCTCTCCGGCCAGAGCCGGGCGATGATCGACACGCTGAAGCAGGACATCCAGCGCCTCGGCCTGATCGGCACGGACATGGAGACCTCGGCGCTCTTGGTCGCGGCTCGCGTGCTCGGCGCCAGCGCCTCGACGCTCTGCGTCGCCACCGTCGACGCCTTTACCCAGGAGAAGATCGACGACGCCTCCATGGCCGTCGCCGAGCGCGAACTGTTCGAGGTCGCGCTCGACTCGATCGCCGCATTTGCAACGAAGAAGAACGAGGTGACGTCATGA
- a CDS encoding carbohydrate kinase family protein: MTTIAITGFASLDHVAVLDGSPQAGRTTTILHRPEDAWPRLGGGPAFVAMALVADGVAQAVPVSWIGDDAAGTAYRDQLAARGVPGRGLDAVAGARTPVSVLAYEPDGGCICLYDPGIPPGLTLSPAQRELVGTADWVCVTIGPAAVNDAVLDAIRPDTRLAWIVKHDPRAMSVAQAARFAARADLICFSHAEAAFVQQALTEADAARPGQTLIETRGGAGAAITRDGQSVTVSAEPISVTDPTGAGDSFAGGVLAALAKGETDLAAVVRSGHAAARRLLLGRQTSENARQTSENESALRE, encoded by the coding sequence ATGACCACCATCGCCATCACCGGCTTTGCCAGTCTCGACCATGTCGCTGTTCTCGACGGGTCGCCGCAGGCGGGCCGGACGACGACCATCCTGCATCGGCCGGAGGACGCCTGGCCGCGCCTCGGCGGCGGACCCGCCTTCGTCGCCATGGCGCTTGTCGCCGACGGCGTCGCGCAGGCGGTCCCGGTCAGCTGGATCGGCGACGACGCGGCGGGCACGGCCTATCGCGACCAGCTCGCCGCGCGGGGCGTGCCGGGCCGGGGGCTCGACGCCGTCGCCGGCGCGCGCACGCCGGTCTCCGTGCTCGCCTATGAGCCCGATGGCGGCTGCATCTGCCTCTACGATCCCGGCATTCCTCCCGGCCTGACACTCTCGCCGGCGCAGCGTGAACTGGTCGGCACGGCCGACTGGGTCTGCGTCACCATCGGCCCGGCCGCCGTCAACGACGCCGTGCTCGACGCGATCCGTCCCGACACGCGCCTCGCCTGGATCGTCAAGCACGACCCGCGCGCGATGTCGGTGGCGCAGGCCGCCCGCTTCGCCGCCCGCGCCGACCTGATCTGCTTCAGCCATGCCGAGGCCGCGTTCGTGCAGCAAGCGCTGACCGAGGCCGACGCGGCCCGGCCGGGCCAGACCCTGATCGAGACGCGCGGCGGCGCCGGCGCGGCGATCACCCGGGACGGCCAGTCGGTCACCGTCTCGGCCGAGCCCATCTCCGTGACCGATCCGACCGGCGCCGGCGACAGTTTCGCCGGCGGCGTGCTGGCCGCGCTCGCCAAGGGCGAAACCGATCTTGCTGCCGTCGTGCGCTCCGGCCATGCCGCCGCGCGCCGGCTGCTTCTGGGGCGCCAGACTTCCGAAAATGCGCGCCAGACTTCTGAAAATGAAAGTGCATTGAGAGAATGA
- a CDS encoding cysteine hydrolase family protein: MVDNQKTALILVDVINSFFEPGQPNYYAGVETVLEPMRALLEAARKSGGIVVHAVEKHRPAFDDFEWRKLPVHHLEDAHDAAFFADFRPEGPNETTIFKRRFSAFFATDLALFLHEQKVTRVVIAGVKTNVCIRASAQDAFANGFEPVVPREATNSNRPHLAEASLEDIDRYMGRVVPLEEALGMLA; encoded by the coding sequence TTGGTCGATAATCAAAAGACCGCGCTCATCCTCGTGGATGTCATCAACTCGTTCTTCGAGCCCGGCCAGCCGAACTATTATGCCGGCGTCGAGACCGTGCTGGAGCCGATGCGGGCGCTGCTCGAAGCGGCGCGGAAATCGGGCGGGATCGTCGTGCACGCGGTCGAGAAGCACCGGCCGGCATTCGACGATTTCGAATGGCGCAAGCTCCCCGTCCATCATCTCGAAGATGCGCATGACGCCGCCTTCTTCGCCGATTTTCGCCCCGAGGGCCCGAACGAGACGACCATCTTCAAGCGCCGCTTCAGCGCCTTCTTCGCCACCGATCTCGCGCTGTTCCTGCACGAGCAGAAGGTGACGCGCGTCGTCATCGCCGGCGTCAAGACCAATGTCTGCATCCGCGCTTCGGCGCAGGACGCCTTCGCCAACGGCTTCGAGCCGGTGGTGCCGCGCGAGGCGACCAATTCCAACCGGCCGCATCTGGCCGAGGCCTCGCTGGAGGACATTGACCGCTATATGGGCCGAGTCGTGCCGCTTGAAGAAGCGCTCGGGATGCTGGCATGA
- a CDS encoding ABC transporter permease, translating into MIDNIIHAAFVMTTPILLAALGGLVNRVAGLVNIGLDSMMLAGALVGLMVASQTGSWPAALVAAALVGGLLGLLMSLTVTRLQANEIIVGLGFNIAVAGLVRFFLKSWYGTSGTLSLPDVAMLPRIHIPVVADIPILGAIFSDHDPLTWAAWLLVPVTAWFLASTRMGLRLRAAGAAPQAARALGLNPLNLRDASTVFAGAMSGLAGAYLCIGVVGIFNEGITAGRGFLALAAFYFGRNRPWPTALGALLFGLFDAIQIRLQGRGLPAELVQTLPYVMVIVILTLVAITMKRARNKGA; encoded by the coding sequence ATGATCGACAACATCATCCACGCGGCCTTCGTGATGACGACGCCGATCCTGCTCGCCGCCCTCGGCGGGCTGGTGAACCGCGTCGCCGGCCTCGTCAATATCGGTCTCGATTCCATGATGCTGGCCGGCGCGCTGGTCGGGCTGATGGTGGCCTCGCAGACGGGAAGCTGGCCGGCGGCGCTCGTCGCCGCCGCCCTCGTCGGCGGCCTGCTCGGCCTTTTGATGTCGCTCACCGTCACCAGGCTGCAGGCGAACGAGATCATCGTCGGCCTTGGCTTCAACATCGCCGTCGCCGGGCTGGTGCGCTTTTTCCTGAAGAGTTGGTACGGCACATCGGGCACGCTGAGCCTTCCCGACGTCGCCATGCTGCCGCGCATCCATATCCCGGTCGTCGCAGACATTCCCATCCTCGGCGCGATCTTCTCCGACCATGATCCGCTCACCTGGGCCGCGTGGCTGCTGGTGCCGGTCACGGCGTGGTTCCTCGCCAGCACGCGCATGGGGCTTCGGCTCCGCGCCGCCGGCGCGGCGCCGCAGGCGGCCCGCGCCCTCGGCCTCAACCCGCTCAACCTGCGCGACGCCTCGACCGTCTTCGCCGGCGCAATGTCGGGTCTCGCCGGCGCCTATCTCTGCATCGGCGTCGTCGGCATCTTCAACGAAGGCATCACCGCCGGGCGCGGCTTCCTGGCGCTCGCCGCCTTCTATTTCGGCCGCAACCGGCCCTGGCCGACGGCGCTCGGCGCGCTGCTGTTCGGCCTGTTCGACGCGATCCAGATCCGCCTGCAGGGCCGGGGCCTGCCGGCCGAGCTGGTGCAGACGCTGCCCTACGTGATGGTCATCGTCATCCTCACCCTGGTCGCCATCACAATGAAGCGTGCGCGGAACAAAGGAGCCTGA
- a CDS encoding ABC transporter permease — translation MSAVASSARATPAVGWRDVALAVAPLVLALVVAGIVLGVAGHNPLEVYWLLLQESFGGVKRIAATVAASTPLILTGLATAVAFRSGVFNVGVEGCVLVGGLAAAYVGFTYVGLPAALLLPFALGAAVIAGTLWMLVPALLKARLDVDEVVTTLMLNFIAVSLTAWLVNGPLLAPGSANSATPMVAEAARLPRLLPPSTLNAGFLIAIALLVLYWLWGRGTALGLETRLAGLNPRFAIASGINVPMLIIKMMLLSGAIGGLAGGIQALGTVNRFVVGFSPGYGFTGIAVALLGRGSAIGILLAALLFGALATSGATIQLFSDVPIEIVNILQGTVMIFAVARFGWLLKQRQGGK, via the coding sequence ATGAGCGCCGTCGCTTCCTCCGCCCGGGCGACCCCGGCGGTCGGCTGGCGCGACGTCGCGCTGGCGGTCGCGCCGCTGGTGCTCGCCCTCGTCGTCGCCGGCATCGTGCTCGGCGTCGCCGGCCACAACCCGCTCGAAGTCTACTGGCTGCTGCTCCAGGAATCCTTCGGCGGCGTCAAGCGCATCGCCGCGACGGTGGCCGCCTCGACGCCGCTGATCCTGACCGGCCTCGCCACCGCCGTCGCGTTTCGCTCGGGTGTCTTCAATGTCGGCGTCGAGGGCTGCGTCCTCGTCGGCGGCCTCGCCGCTGCCTATGTCGGCTTCACCTATGTCGGCCTGCCGGCCGCGCTGCTGCTCCCCTTCGCGCTCGGCGCCGCCGTGATCGCCGGCACGCTCTGGATGCTGGTGCCGGCGCTCCTGAAGGCGCGGCTCGACGTCGACGAGGTCGTGACGACCCTGATGCTGAACTTCATCGCGGTCAGCCTCACGGCGTGGCTGGTGAACGGCCCGCTGCTGGCGCCGGGATCGGCCAATTCGGCGACGCCGATGGTGGCGGAAGCCGCACGCCTGCCGCGCCTGCTGCCACCCTCGACGCTGAACGCCGGCTTCCTGATCGCCATCGCTTTGCTGGTGCTCTACTGGCTCTGGGGTCGCGGCACGGCGCTCGGGCTCGAGACCCGGCTCGCCGGCCTGAACCCGCGCTTCGCCATCGCGTCGGGCATCAACGTGCCGATGCTGATCATCAAGATGATGCTGCTCTCGGGCGCCATTGGCGGGCTTGCCGGCGGCATCCAGGCGCTCGGGACCGTCAACCGCTTCGTCGTCGGCTTCTCGCCCGGCTACGGCTTCACCGGCATCGCGGTGGCGCTGCTCGGTCGCGGCTCGGCGATCGGCATCCTGCTCGCCGCGCTGCTCTTCGGCGCGCTGGCGACGTCCGGCGCCACCATCCAGCTCTTCAGCGACGTGCCGATCGAGATCGTCAACATCCTGCAGGGAACGGTGATGATCTTCGCGGTCGCCCGCTTCGGCTGGCTCCTGAAACAGCGGCAGGGCGGCAAATGA